The following is a genomic window from Trachemys scripta elegans isolate TJP31775 chromosome 16, CAS_Tse_1.0, whole genome shotgun sequence.
ttttaaaaacgaTGACGAccgcatcccccccaccccattcttgTGTCTCCAAGCGCTTTGCAAAGGGGGCCAGCGTCAGCGCTGGTtcgcagctggggaaactgaggcatggcgcTGCAGACCCAAGAATTGAACGTAGATCGCCGGACTCCTGGCCCAGAACTGAGCCTTGCCCGGGACCCTGCCTCCTCtcagggcctggggctggtgcCTGCTAACCCgagagtgaaattgactagaaatgGACTCTAAGCAagtgtgaaactgaccagtctgtTTTCACTTTGGAGCGGCCAACCCCCAGCCCTCAAAATCATGAGGTTGGCTTGAAAATCAGGAGATTTTATACAAATTGTTCTTCGGCGCCTCCTCCTGTGTGAACCTTTGGGGTCACACTCAGGTCACGTTTTCATGCTTTTCcctgcaaccaggagggctagaaatttactctTTGGGTCCCCCCCCCAATTAAAGCCGAGATTTTCGCCTGACCCTCTGGCTCCTGGAGCTGAGTCTCTCAGAGGAACACCAgatattgtgagactcatgataagATCATGAGCATTGGCAACGCATGGAGACCCGACGTTTAAAAACACAACCACCCAGGGTGGAAATGTAATTAGTACCTACGAATCCCAGGCATggacccagccccagctgtgctcggcgctgtacaaacatacttCAGATTGTTCCATTCCACTCACCTCTGGGGCGTGCCAAGAACCCAAGGCAAGGGGATGATTATGCCTTGAACAGCCATGCATTTGATAAGCTCTTACTGTCTCAGGCTTGGATTTTCAGAGGAAAACTGAAAATCTCGCCggcacatcccagtttagggctCCACCAGGCTGTATAATAATTACACACTGGCTGGGCCAGTGGCGGAGACTGGCCCTACGGCCTGGTGGTCAGGGCCCTTGCCTGGGATAGCGGCAGGCGGAGCAGGGAGTGGAATCGGGGTTTCCAGCACCACCATGCTCTGATCCCTGGGCCGTTGGCTATTCCGGGTTCTGACCTGAAATCCCACCCTGGCCCGGGAACCGGCGGCATCGAAACCGGCACGTTTACACGGAAAGTTTCGGTTGCCACAAACCGGCGTTTTCCCTGGTTTGGTTGAAGAACTCGGCGCAGAAGCTGCCCCGTTTCATGCTCTCTGTCCGGCTGGCGCGCCTTCCCTGGGCGTATTGGGTAGCAGCCCGACCGCTCACAATGCCGGGCGCTGCACGtagggtccctgccccagagagcttccagTCTGGAGAGACAAGGGAGGGGCAATCCAGGGACAGCGCGGGGACGTGCCTGAGGTCACAGGCTGGGGCTGTGGTGTTGCTGGGAGAAGAACCCAGGCAGTCTCGCAGCCAGGCCCCTCAACCAACCTTGCTTCTGGAGctggggagaacccaggagtcctgacacgtCACGGTCGATTCACCAAACCCGCTCCCTCCCTTGCTCTCAATCCCACCGACATTTGTGGCCTCAATTCCTCCAAACCCACCAGCCTCTAACTCTCCCTGTCGCCCTGGGCACGCAGCGTCGGGGGTCTCCCCAAATACTGAGTCCTGTCGGCTTCATGGGGACGGCGCCGCAATACGGGGGCTAAGGGCGGCATTGGGgtaagggagttaggcacacaACAGGAAtctggcacctaactcccctggGCCCTTTgacaatccctccccccatcccccctgcTGTACCATGTCTCTTTCCACGTCCCGCAGGgcgcccccccatcccctttaTCTACCAACTTGTCCAGgcctcccgcccctcccctggCAGCCCCGACCTACCACCTGGGCTTCTCGGAAGCCAAACCGTGTGCTCGGCCAACGCAGCGCGGGAGTGAAATGAGCAGCGGAGGGGAGAGGCGCTCGCGTCCCGTCCACCCTCCCAGAATAACCATGTTCACACATGATGCTGAGAACGTGGCTGGGGCCAAGTCACGTGCTTTAAGCGTGTTTCTTTTCTTGCCTGTGTGGACCTGCCTGGAGAGCCGCGTCCTGCCCCTCGTGGTTTGTTCCGCCCTCCAGGCTCGGCGGCAAAGGCAGAGCCGGTGGCTGAGAGGTGAAGCCAGAACCGTCCCGACTAGACGTAGGGCCCAAGTTGTGAACAGGGAGGGGAGCTGATCCTTGGACCCCCTGCCCGAGGCATGTGGGGTTTCTCCGTCTCTTGGAAGGCTGTGCCTTGAGATGGGGCTTTGGCGAAGATCGGGTGTAGCTCAACCACAAGGTATGGGCTGGCTGCGGGAATCCTTGGGACAGGCTCTCTGAcctggggaggtgtgtgtgggggaaactgaggcacggacatGTCTTGCTCAAGATCCCGCAGCAAAGTGgggtgagaacccaggagtcgtggctcccagccccgctcaGTAAACTGATCACCTTCTCCTGTGCATCGGGAAAGCTTCAAATGAGGAAACGGGTGTCAGGGAAATTCAAGTGGGTGTTTCCCCTCTGACATTCGCCCCGGACCTGGTTTTGTTTCACCCTGTCTGGACCCGTTTCCTGTCCCAGGTCTCCGGTGCTGGCCCTGATCCTGTTCAGTTTGGGGTCCCCTCTAGTGTCCTGAGAGAGACTCATTTCTGTCTCTGGTTTTGTGAAGGCGACTCTGCTCCCACCTGGCCCTGGACTCACTTCAGGCAcctcccatccccttcccataccgtgcctcagtttccccagcagtgTCTCACAAGGAGAAGTTGATAGATTAGTATTTGCCAAGGGCTTTGAGCTCCCTGGACAGAGCAAAGCTTTGCTGATGAGCCAATGCATGTGGGCCTCTggtgttgccctctgctggatggcaCAAGAATTGCTCATGTGTGGACCATAGATCCCATACTGCTTTGTGCTACTGGAGATTCCCCATTAactcagtggggctgggggctttcGGAGCAGGGGGGGCTGAGTTCTAGACTTGTCGCTGTTGTGAGGCCCCGATGCTCTGTGCCTCACACACGCAGGCCCTGCAAATTCTGGGGCGAGTTCCAACTCCGCGCCTGTCAGTGTCCCGCTCCCCAGAGACGCTCCCACGCCAGGCTGGGCTGGTGCCGGCTGCCCAGGGAGGAGCATTGGACcagccccaagcgctgccccgggccagccccccgGGCCGCTGCCGTCCGGGAGCAGGGAGCCGGCTGCTGCAGGGGCGGATCCACGTGGTGAGCTGCCCCGCTGGGTCGCAGCCCCTCTCAGCTCCTGGGCCTAGGGACGCCGGTGGTACCGTTCCCGCGGGAGCAGCGTTGGGAGCTGGGCAGACCTGGCCCGGCACAGGCCCCGGCTGACCATGAGCCACTTCGACCACATGGTTCGAATGGCTCCAGGAGCAACCAGAGTCTGTGAGAGCGAAGGGCTGAGAGGGcagggacagagggctggggtggaggcagggaggggccgatgcccctcactcccgacccgcagccccctgctagcccagccctgggctccccccagctctgctggtgcccctcacccCCGACCCgtagcccctgccagcccagccctggtctccccccagctctgccggtgtccctcactcccgacccgcagccccctgttAGCCCAGCCCTGGTCTCCCTCCAGCTCTGCGTGtgtccctcactcccgacccgcagccccctgttagcccagccctggtctccccccagctctcccagtgcccctcagtcccgacccgcagccccctgctagcccagccctgggccccccagctctgccggttagggtgaccagacagcaaatgtgaaaaatcaggacagggggtgggggggtaataggagcctatctaagaaaaagacccaaaaatcgggacNNNNNNNNNNNNNNNNNNNNNNNNNNNNNNNNNNNNNNNNNNNNNNNNNNNNNNNNNNNNNNNNNNNNNNNNNNNNNNNNNNNNNNNNNNNNNNNNNNNNNNNNNNNNNNNNNNNNNNNNNNNNNNNNNNNNNNNNNNNNNNNNNNNNNNNNNNNNNNNNNNNNNNNNNNNNNNNNNNNNNNNNNNNNNNNNNNNNNNNNNNNNNNNNNNNNNNNNNNNNNNNNNNNNNNNNNNNNNNNNNNNNNNNNNNNNNNNNNNNNNNNNNNNNNNNNNNNNNNNNNNNNNNNNNNNNNNNNNNNNNNNNNNNNNNNNNNNNNNNNNNNNNNNNNNNNNNNNNNNNNNggggagctcagggctgggctagcaggggctgcgggtcgggagtgaggggcaccggcagagctgggggagcccagggctgggctagcaggggctgcgggttgggagtgaggggcaccggcagggctgggctagcaggggctgcgggttgggagtgagaggcacaggcagtAGGTCTCCAGGGATGGGGGAGGTTCGATACTCCAGGTcgtgacctcccccccccccccactgaagaACTTTAATTCAATATTAAAGCTGTTTTGAGCCGCTTTCCTCATTGGGCAGCTCATTGTGATGTCACACTGGCCACATGGCTGACTTCAGCTTGTTTGCATGCTGCGTTCTGATTGGTTGGAGTTGGTGGCAGCACTGGGATTTTTGCTGCCTCTCCCGGGGGGCGGGGCATGTGTGTACATATCGGGGTGGCCGGGAATCACCCCCCGGGTCCCCAGGCATTTGCCCCAGGCCCATCAGGCCGGGAGGGGGCAGGAGTTGGGCGTTTAGCAGTTGGGGTTCCGTGATCAAGCCCTAGCCGGTGTGCGGGGATGGTTTGGGGGGTGAAGCCTCAGATTCGACCCCCTCAGACTCAGCCCCACCGCACCCCCTCCAGGCCTCATGCCATTGACTGTACCTAGGATGGTTTAAACTGGCCCCCGTCATCACTGACTTACTCAGGTCCCCGGTACCTGAGGCAGGGGGTTATTACAATCAGGCCTCGGGTTCAGTGGAAGCTCCCTTTGCTGTCTGTCCGCTGCCCCCAGCCTGCCACccgtctctctcccctccccgctaAGGATGGGGCAGGCAGCCCCTCTCTCTGTTGCTCCCTGAGACCCCTGGGCAGGAGGAAAGATTCAAAGAGTTGGAGGGGGAACGTGAGCCAACCAGCTGCGGATCCCACCGCCCCCACCAACGTCCCTCgggagccccgccccctgctcaccagctcctccccctcttgTCTCCCAGCAGCCTTATGTGTCAGTGGCCCAGCAGATGGCGCCCCCGAGTCCCAGCGgcagcaacaacaacagcagcagcagcagcagcggaggaggCGGGGGAGGCGGGGACCAGCTGAGCAAAACCAACCTGTACATCCGGGGCCTGCACCCGGGCACCACCGACCAGGACCTCGTCAAGCTGTGCCAGCCGTACgccgggggggggcagcggggcgGGATTGAGGGAAGCATCCATGGGGCTGATACATCCCCCCAGTAGGGCGCAGAAATGGGGGATGGTGGGTGTCCGACATGGGGGGCGGGAGATGGGGGGTGTCCCATGTGGAGGAGATGGGAGATGGGGGGGATCTGACATAGGGGGGATCTGACATGGGGGGCGGGAGATGGGGGGGGATCTGACATGGGGGTGTCCCATGTGGGCACATGGGGTACCCTGGACGCTCCCTTAGACCTTAGCCAAAGGCTGAGATGCGGCCGTGACCCCGGGGCTCGTCCCCTCCAGATGCTGCTTCTGCCTGGGGCTCGGAACAGAGCCGGAGacccccccatctccctgccccccagcactccctgcctccccccccagcactcccaatctccctgcctcccccccagcactcccagccccccccatcttcctgcctcccccccagcactcccagccccccacatctccctgcccccccagcactcccagccccccacatctccctgccccccccagcactccctgcccccccatctccctgccccccctcagcactccctgcctccccccccagcactcccagTCACCACAGCCACTGGTTTCCTTTGGGGGCAAGAATCcatcctgggctccccccccatgtccgccggtgcccctcactaccgacctgcagcccctgttagcccagccctgggctccccccagctctgccggtgcccctcactcccgacccgcagcccctgctagcccagccctgggctccccgttTTGGGAAGGGCTTTGGGTGAGTCAGGTGCCCAGCAGGGACTGGGGCCCCTGGAGCTCTGCGTTGgccgggggcagggggatgggggggccTTGCTGGGCAGCAGCCCGTGGGGGTGGATCTGGCCTGGGAGCcggcactggggggagaggggggcggttGCTGCCGTAGCCTCAGCTCACCCCAGTCGGGAATGCTGGAAGTGGCCCGGCGCCGGCGCCCGCCCTGGCAGCCCGTGCAGTTCGGATCAGGAATTCGCGGGGGGAGGGGCTCCGGGAGCTGCtctcagctggggtggggggaggggtaaccCCTTCAGGGATGGGTCAGGATTTGGGAGTGTTTCCACGTCTCCATCGCACCCCGATTTTTCCAGGGCCTGGCGCCTCCTGCTGTGACGCGGCTTCGCCCCCTTGGGGGGCTCGGGGTTGCTGGCTCCCGCGCGGTTTGTGAAGGGTTAATTCAGCCTCGctaattggggaaactgaggcacaggaaagaTGAAACGGGACGGGAGCGgaggctagtggttagagtgaagggggaggaggggatggaaaccaggactcctgggttctcttcccacctGTGCCGTTGGCTGGTTCTGGGACCTAGGGGAaatcgctcctccccccccccggcctcagtttccccgccaCCCATTTCCATAGGTGGTGTCTATCCAGGGCCATGGGCCTCTGCCACGTTCCCTGCCCTGCCTTTGGGCTCAGGGGGTCCCCCGGTGCCCGCAGGGCCAGGGACTTGCTCAATCCGGCAGCTGGTCggatttcctcccccaccctgcctgtcTCGCTCCCTCCCCGCCAGGAAATCCGGCCAGGCTGACCCGAGGGGGGATGGGCTGTTTCCTTCcctgccttggggggggggaggggcacagaagTCATCTGCCCTTTAAAAggcccccccatggctgctgcatcctgggggaggggaaatctcaTGACCTCCAGTGCTGAAGGGGGGGGCTCTGGGAACTGCCCTGCTGGGGATCCCCAACCTGCCCCACCCCTGGCTTTGCAGCCGCTCTGTGGGgcctgcgggggggggaggaggggctggatcccccccccccccccgcctggggcTCGCTGCCCCTAGGAATTCCTCATTTAACCCTTTCCCATGGGGACATGGGGATGTCTTTCTTAGCTGGCACCAATGGGCATTCGCCCCAAGTTCAGAGCTCtgtcccctacccccaccccggCTGCAGGATTCGCCTTCACTTCCCGGCCTAAATCAACGCGGCTGttaaacagcccctgccccaccccagaggcagccgcAGCTCAGCGCCGCtcgagggatccctgtataaccaGCCCCTGCTGAGGCGGCTGCAGCTCAGAGCCGGGCGAGATTTGGGGGTGGCAGGCGCTGTGGGATACCCCGTTATGGGTCCCGCTGGCCGCTCTGCCCCATGCCCACTGTAACTCTTCTCTTtggcatcccccctcccccccagatacGGCAAAATTGTTTCCACGAAAGCCATCCTGGACAAGACGACCAACAAGTGCAAAGGTGAGGCCCGGTGCCCCACAGCGGCGCCACGGGAGGGTCCCTGGTTCCTGGGAACCCCCCTGCTGCTTTCCCCAGTAGTCTGGGCTCTGGATACATTCCAGCAAAGGGTCCCCATATACCCAGCCCCTgtgcccaccccagagccagctgcatttcagtgccagGTGACGGGTCCCTGTATAacctgcccctgcaccccaccccagagccagccgcaTCTCCCATGCTGGGCGAGGGGTCCCCATATACCCAGCccctgcgccccaccccagagccagccgcaTCTCCGTGCTGGGCAAGGGGTCCCCGCATACCCCGCCCTCACCCCAAAAGGGCCTCCTCCCAGTGCCAGGTGAGGGGTTGCTGGGTGATGGGAAGCAAAAAATCCCATAAAGGGCTTTGAGACAACAAACCGCAAGATCCTAAATATCCAACACACGGGCTCTGGTTTGAGgctgcagggtccccccccccccccccccccccccccccctcactgtcCCTGCTTCTCTCCCAGGCTACGGCTTTGTCGATTTCGACAGCCCCACGGCGGCACAGAAGGCCGTGACGGCGCTGAAGGCCAGCGGGGTGCAGGCCCAGATGGCGAAGGTAAGTGCCCCAGATGCCCCCTGCCCGCACGGAGATGGGGGGgcgctgggggagagagagagagaagttgctgggggtgtggggcctCCTCCTAAAGCACTGAAAGGGTTAATGGTTCCAGCTGTAGGAGGTCCCTTCCCCCGGACCCCCACCACcctggggccccccccccccgtggtgcAGGTTTGTGACTCGCCCTGCAGCTGGTTGGGCTCCGGCTTTGCCCAGGAGGCTTTGGGGGGCCCTGAGCCGCACAGAGAATCGGGGCCATGGGTTCTCTCGgcctgggcggggggggaatgGGGGCCGATCTCAGGCCAGGCCAGAGCCGTGGACGATTCTTCCTGGGCCAGACTTGGACTTTCCGTCCTGTCCCGGGACAGGGGAAAGTTCTGAAATCTGGGGGGTTGTCCCAGGACGGGGAGCCCGTCTCCCGGCTGCCCTCTGCTCCCTGGACGTCCCAGACCTGGGCTCCCCCACActtctgccggtgcccctcactcccgacctgcagccccctgctagcccagccctgggctcccccacagctctgctggtgcccctcacggAGCCACAGCCCCAtagggcaggggaagaggaagtaaTTCCCCACACAGAGGCCAATTTCAGGGAAGGGGAGACCCTGGAGGCCCCTTTGGGGGCGCTGGGCAGCCCCTCACTGCCGTGTCTCCATAGCAACAGGAGCAGGACCCCACGAACCTGTACATCTCCAACCTGCCTCTCAGCGTGGACgagcaggagctggaggggatGCTGAAACCCTTCGGACAGGTGATCTCCACCCGCGTCCTGCGCGACCCCAACGGCACCAGCCGCGGCGTCGGCTTCGCCAGGTCAGAGCCCCCCGCCCGGGAGGGGTCGTTGGCGCTGGGGGACGTTGGCGTTGGGGGTTCTCNGCATGGGGATGTTGGCGCGGGACGGGGAGGGGGTCGTTGGCGCTGGGCTCAGGCCTTCTGTCCCCTCACAGAATGGAGTCCACAGAAAAGTGCGAAGCCATCATCACCCACTTCAACGGGAAATACATCAAGACTCCCCCAGGGATCCCAGGTGGGCGGCAGGGCCTCACGGTGGGGCACCCAAGGGGGAACCCGGGCAGcaggagccggggagggggctGTTATATAATGACTCTCCTGGGGGATGGGACCCTGggacccttcccttcccttctgggTTTAACTCCTGCCAGGCCGAACTCGGGAACAATGGGGacaggaggggggtgcagggagcccagggctgggctagcaggggctgtgggtcaggagtgaggggcaccggcagagatggggaggggagcccaaggctgggctagcagggactGCGGGTCGGGATTGGGGGGCCCTGGCAGAgcgtggggggagcccagggctgggctagcaggggggctgtgggtcgggagcaggggggccatggggtgggggttggggggcccgggggggcgcggggggggagggctaGTAGGGGGGGCTGCGGGAcgggagcagggggggctgggggtcGGTCGTGACGCCTGCCTCTGTCTCTGGGCAGCCCCCTCAGATCCGCTGCTTTGCAAGTTTGCCGACGGGGGGCAGAAGAAGCGCCAGCCGCAGGGGAAGTACGTGCAGAACGGGCGGGCCTGGCCGCGGGACGGCGACTCGGTGAGACTGACTCCCTGGGGTGGGAATCGGCCCCTcgcccagcctgggacccccagcCGCTCTCTGGCCCTGGATGGAGGGGGCTATGGGGTCCCTTCTCTAGCGGTACGACTCTGTGCCCAGGGTTGCCGggcgcccggtcgaaaagggacctggcagctccagtcagcaccgctggcCGGGCCGTTAACAGTCCCGTCAGCGGCACAGCcgagctaagacaggctccctcctgccctggcgccgcgcagctcccggaagcagccggcacgtcCGGCTCCTGGGcgcaggggcaatcagggaagctccacgtgctgcccctgaccccagcgctggctccgcagctcccattggccgggaactgcggccaatgggagctgcgggggcggcgcctgcgggcaTGGGtagcgcggagccagggcaggtggggagcctgccttagccctgccgCACCACCGACCCGgagcctgaggtaagcgccgcccggctggagcccacaccctgaactccctgccccacgttggaaccccctcccgccccctaactccctcctggagcccacaccccaaactccttagccccaccccagagcccgcatccccagccagagccctagtcccctcccataccccaaacccctcttcccagccccccccagagcccgcccccccagctggagccatcactccctctcacaccccaagcccccgccccagcccagtgaaagtgagggagggaggggggctggaatgagtggggggcggggcagaggcagggcaagggtgttcggtgtGCCCCCAACCCACGAGCTGGCAGGGGGGGGGTCTCTCTGCCAACTGGCAGGGGGAGACATGGATGGGTGTGTCTTGTCTGGGGGGTGTGAGATGCTGTGGCAGGGCAGTGGCGGCCTTGGGGGTTGCGGCGGCAGGAGGGGGGGTTGCTGCAGCCGGGGGCAGGGGGGCCGCACTCCTGGGCAGGCCTGACCCAGGTGTTGTGTCCCCACAGAGTGGCATGACCTTGACCTATGACCCCACCACGGCTCTGCAGAACGGGTGAGTCCctgtgtcctccccccccccattgccccctatgtgtgctggggggtgggggggcacactCCCTTTCTGTGCATCCCACCGTGGAGTTTAACCCCGTGACGCCCGGCACCCTTCTCCCTCCACAGGTTCTACCCGACCCCCTACAGCCTGGCCCCCAACAGGATGATGGCTCAGACCACGCTCGCCCCTTACCTCCCGTCACCCATGTCCTCCTACCAGGTACCAGCGCGAGGGAGGCTGCCGGGGGCCTGGCCAAGGAGCTTCCAGCcaagggggaagggggctgtgtCAGGGTGTGACCCCCAGCCGGGGGGCCATGTCTGAGGGGCTGTGTTGGGGTATGACCTCCAGCCGGGGGGCTGTGTCGGGGGCTGGTGGCCCATGttgggggctgtggggctgtgtCAGGGTGAGACCCCAGCTGGGGGGCCGTGtcgggggctgggggctgtgtcGGGGTNGGTGAGACCCCAGCTGGGGGGCCGTGtcgggggctgggggctgtgtcAGGGTGAGATCCCCACCTAGGGGCCCGTGTCAGGGGCTAGGGGGCCGtgttgggggctgggggctgtgtcGGGGTGAGATCCCCAGCTGGGGGCCCGTGTCGGAGGCTGTGTCGGGGGCTGGGGGCCCGTGTCGGGGGCTGGGGGCCATCGGGGTGTGACCCCCCCGGCTGGGCCCAGGGACCCGCTGACACCCCTCTTTGCCCGCAGGTTCACAGCCCGTCCTGGATGCACCATCAGTCGTACCTCATGCAGCCCACGGTgaggcccggcccagcccagcccagccccccacccctcggGGCGGCTCCTGTGACTCCGGGCCCAGGAGgccatgggggggcggggcagggcagggggggcccAGGGGAAGTAGCTTCAGGGCGGGGCCAATGAGGCTGCTCTGACATCACTACCTGGTAACCATGGGGCCCAAACGCATCACTTCCTGTTGGTCAGAGGGATTTCATTGCCAACAGGAAATGATACATACTGAGTTTACACATCACTTCCTGTCCCTCGCTTGGTCTCTGACATCATTTCCTGTACAGCCTTCCCACCAGGGAAAGGGTCTTTCTGGTGCCAGGGTCTCTGCTGGCCCTAGGCTCCGCCCCCAGGCACAGACCTGTGCTGATTGGCCGTACCAGCCCCCGTGGCCCCAGGCTCCGCCTcggccctgtgctgattggccgTACCAGCCCCTGTGGCCCCAGGCTCCACCTcggccctgtgctgattggccgAACCAGCTCCTATGGCCCCAGGCTCCGCCTCATCCCTGTGCTGATTGGCCATACCAGCTCCCGTGGCCCCAGGCTCCGCCTCATCCCTGTGCTGATTGGCCATACCAGCTCCCGTGGCCCCAGGCTCCGCCTCcagccctgtgctgattggccgTACCAGCTCCCGTggccccaggctccgcccccggccctgtgctgattggccgTACCAGCTCCCATGGCACTTAGCCCCCCCGTTGCCAggtccctctcctcccagccccccctggcCGCTCTCCAACCACTCTCCTCTGCCACAGGGGACGGTGCTGACGCCGACCATGGACCACACCATTTCCATCCAGCCCGCCTCCATGATGGGCCCCCTGACCCAGCAGCTGGGCCACCTCTCCCTCAGTAGCACTGGCACGGTAAGGCCCCCGTCCGCCGGCACCAgggccccagccagggctcctttGGGCACCAGCCGCCCCCTgacctctcctctctccctccccagtacATGCCAGCGGCAGCAGCTATGCAAGGAGCTTACATCCCTCAGTACACGCCCGTGCCTTCCTCCAGCATCTCAGTTGAGGTAAGGGCCTTGTTCCAGGCtgggggcacagctggaggggcAAGCCCCTGCCACATCTGTCAGCCGGGGGGTGGAAGTCCTGGGGGCCGCGGGTTCTAATCTCCCCTTCACCCCTCCGCCTCGCTAACCGGCCAAGcgtctgaaatgcagccacctctggggtggggtatgGCAGCTGTTGAACAGCCAACGCAGCAACCTTGCCCTGGCAGGCTAGGACAGGAAGTGCGCCTGTCTCCAGCTGGCCTCAGGTCAGCACGGGGCATTGACCTGGAGCGAAGAGCATCT
Proteins encoded in this region:
- the RBMS2 gene encoding RNA-binding motif, single-stranded-interacting protein 2 isoform X1 encodes the protein MLLSVQPRAAIATFGYNKTSKKQPYVSVAQQMAPPSPSGSNNNSSSSSSGGGGGGGDQLSKTNLYIRGLHPGTTDQDLVKLCQPYGKIVSTKAILDKTTNKCKGYGFVDFDSPTAAQKAVTALKASGVQAQMAKQQEQDPTNLYISNLPLSVDEQELEGMLKPFGQVISTRVLRDPNGTSRGVGFARMESTEKCEAIITHFNGKYIKTPPGIPAPSDPLLCKFADGGQKKRQPQGKYVQNGRAWPRDGDSSGMTLTYDPTTALQNGFYPTPYSLAPNRMMAQTTLAPYLPSPMSSYQVHSPSWMHHQSYLMQPTGTVLTPTMDHTISIQPASMMGPLTQQLGHLSLSSTGTYMPAAAAMQGAYIPQYTPVPSSSISVEENSGQQSQVAVESPSDHAAYSYQYSK
- the RBMS2 gene encoding RNA-binding motif, single-stranded-interacting protein 2 isoform X3 codes for the protein MLLSVQPRAAIATFGYNKTSKKQPYVSVAQQMAPPSPSGSNNNSSSSSSGGGGGGGDQLSKTNLYIRGLHPGTTDQDLVKLCQPYGKIVSTKAILDKTTNKCKGYGFVDFDSPTAAQKAVTALKASGVQAQMAKEQDPTNLYISNLPLSVDEQELEGMLKPFGQVISTRVLRDPNGTSRGVGFARMESTEKCEAIITHFNGKYIKTPPGIPAPSDPLLCKFADGGQKKRQPQGKYVQNGRAWPRDGDSSGMTLTYDPTTALQNGFYPTPYSLAPNRMMAQTTLAPYLPSPMSSYQVHSPSWMHHQSYLMQPTGTVLTPTMDHTISIQPASMMGPLTQQLGHLSLSSTGTYMPAAAAMQGAYIPQYTPVPSSSISVEENSGQQSQVAVESPSDHAAYSYQYSK
- the RBMS2 gene encoding RNA-binding motif, single-stranded-interacting protein 2 isoform X2 — its product is MLLSVQPRAAIATFGYNKTSKKPYVSVAQQMAPPSPSGSNNNSSSSSSGGGGGGGDQLSKTNLYIRGLHPGTTDQDLVKLCQPYGKIVSTKAILDKTTNKCKGYGFVDFDSPTAAQKAVTALKASGVQAQMAKQQEQDPTNLYISNLPLSVDEQELEGMLKPFGQVISTRVLRDPNGTSRGVGFARMESTEKCEAIITHFNGKYIKTPPGIPAPSDPLLCKFADGGQKKRQPQGKYVQNGRAWPRDGDSSGMTLTYDPTTALQNGFYPTPYSLAPNRMMAQTTLAPYLPSPMSSYQVHSPSWMHHQSYLMQPTGTVLTPTMDHTISIQPASMMGPLTQQLGHLSLSSTGTYMPAAAAMQGAYIPQYTPVPSSSISVEENSGQQSQVAVESPSDHAAYSYQYSK